A genome region from Blautia coccoides includes the following:
- a CDS encoding GNAT family N-acetyltransferase, which yields MTIIDRNYQKEQDYDKVLSFLRKEYKEDPHFPGWKAQRFEDMEYRLNTMYICMGGAPWHQCVHLWEEDGEMVGLCVGERKGENFFYVKNTYEFLYPQMVEWTKTNMCVDENGKREHTFWICDAQRELIDILQSQQFERADCDVHLMEHTMEDLPEPALPEGFKLVYGTEIKDIVLKTNVSHWGFNPDQEGIENTACTEANKNRAKAPMFDEQFEVMVQAPDGELCSYACLWVDSDTKSAFVEPVSTREKYRKCGLGKAMLLAALRRCKENGVTRAYVEPFDVWRETFYASAGFKTYGKMGIWTLSEQI from the coding sequence ATGACAATCATTGACAGAAATTATCAAAAGGAACAGGATTATGATAAAGTTCTCTCATTCCTGCGCAAAGAGTATAAGGAAGACCCTCATTTTCCGGGATGGAAAGCGCAGCGCTTTGAGGACATGGAATATAGACTGAATACCATGTATATCTGTATGGGAGGTGCCCCATGGCATCAATGCGTCCATCTTTGGGAAGAGGACGGTGAAATGGTCGGACTCTGCGTTGGTGAAAGGAAGGGAGAAAATTTCTTTTATGTTAAAAATACGTATGAGTTTTTATATCCTCAGATGGTGGAATGGACCAAAACTAATATGTGTGTAGATGAAAACGGAAAGAGAGAGCATACATTTTGGATCTGTGACGCACAGAGGGAACTCATTGATATTTTACAGTCACAACAGTTTGAAAGAGCAGACTGTGATGTGCACCTAATGGAACATACAATGGAAGATCTTCCTGAACCTGCACTGCCGGAAGGATTCAAACTTGTTTACGGGACAGAAATAAAAGATATTGTCTTAAAGACGAATGTTTCTCATTGGGGATTTAATCCGGACCAGGAAGGAATCGAAAATACAGCCTGCACGGAGGCAAATAAAAATCGTGCCAAGGCGCCTATGTTTGATGAACAATTCGAGGTTATGGTGCAGGCCCCTGATGGAGAGTTATGTTCTTACGCCTGCCTCTGGGTGGATAGTGACACAAAATCAGCTTTTGTCGAGCCTGTCAGCACACGGGAAAAATACAGAAAGTGTGGTTTGGGAAAAGCCATGCTCTTGGCTGCGCTGCGCCGCTGTAAAGAAAATGGTGTTACACGTGCGTATGTTGAACCTTTTGATGTATGGAGAGAGACCTTCTATGCATCCGCGGGCTTTA